In Thermomonas paludicola, the following are encoded in one genomic region:
- a CDS encoding alpha/beta hydrolase family protein, producing MKLHYAILPLALALSLPSLAAMPSKAGSRGFTVQDMAYMDRYSSPTLSPDGRVLVFARRTVNKDSNKSATTLWMRNLVTRDNAPPKQVSPEGWSVNSPAFSADGATLYFLSAKSGSMQLYSMPAAGGEPVQRSEFALDVDGYKLSPDGKQVALAFAVFPGCKADLACTKKMLDDVAASKATGVVFDRMFIRHWDTWADGRLNRVFAAPLGSAGKLTSATLLSGEIEGDIPSKPFGDLSDFAWSPDGKSVAMSVRQSNREEPWSTNFDIWLVNADGSGARNLTDANKAWDAGPVFSADGKTLYYRAMARPGFEADRFALMAMDLASGKSREIAPRWDASADGITLSADGKWIYTTAQELGRHPLFRVSLGNGEVENVVKDGSVSSFDLAGPTLAFSRNSMKTGDVIAIADADGKAPIRAITPSAGDMLPDVAWGAYEQFSFVGWNNDTVHGYVVKPWNYQPGKKYPVAFLIHGGPQGSFGDGWSYRWNPQTYAGQGYAVVMIDFHGSTGYGQKFTDAISRHWGDRPLEDLQKGWAAAQQKYAFLDGDKACALGASYGGYMVNWIEGNWYDKDGKSPWKCLVSHDGVFENNAMGYATEELWFSEWENGGTPYDNPQGYQTFNPANHVANFKVPMLVVHGQQDFRIPVEQGIGLFSALQRKGVESKFLYFPDENHWVLKPQNSVLWHDTVNAWLKQHIGQ from the coding sequence ATGAAACTGCACTACGCCATTCTTCCGCTTGCCCTTGCGCTGTCGCTGCCGTCGCTTGCTGCCATGCCCTCCAAAGCAGGTTCGCGCGGTTTCACCGTGCAGGACATGGCCTACATGGATCGCTATTCCTCGCCGACGCTGTCGCCGGACGGGCGCGTGCTGGTGTTCGCCAGGCGCACGGTGAACAAGGACAGCAACAAGTCCGCCACCACCCTGTGGATGCGCAACCTGGTCACGCGCGACAACGCGCCGCCGAAGCAGGTGTCGCCGGAGGGCTGGAGCGTCAATTCGCCGGCGTTCTCGGCCGACGGCGCCACGCTGTACTTCCTCAGCGCCAAGTCCGGTTCCATGCAGTTGTATTCGATGCCGGCAGCAGGCGGCGAGCCGGTGCAGCGCAGCGAGTTCGCGCTGGATGTCGATGGCTACAAGCTCTCGCCGGACGGCAAGCAGGTTGCGCTGGCGTTCGCGGTGTTTCCCGGATGCAAGGCAGACCTGGCCTGCACCAAGAAAATGCTGGACGATGTGGCCGCGAGCAAGGCCACTGGCGTGGTGTTCGACCGCATGTTCATCCGCCACTGGGACACGTGGGCCGATGGTCGCCTGAATCGCGTCTTCGCGGCGCCGCTCGGCAGCGCAGGCAAGCTCACGTCGGCGACCTTGCTGAGCGGCGAGATCGAAGGTGACATCCCCTCCAAGCCGTTCGGCGACCTGTCCGATTTCGCCTGGTCGCCCGACGGCAAATCGGTGGCGATGAGCGTGCGCCAGTCCAATCGCGAAGAGCCGTGGAGCACCAATTTCGACATCTGGCTGGTGAATGCCGATGGCAGTGGCGCGCGCAACCTGACCGACGCCAACAAGGCGTGGGATGCAGGGCCGGTGTTTTCGGCCGATGGCAAGACGCTCTATTACCGCGCGATGGCGCGGCCCGGCTTCGAAGCGGATCGTTTCGCGTTGATGGCGATGGACCTGGCCTCCGGCAAGTCCCGTGAAATCGCGCCGCGCTGGGATGCCTCCGCCGACGGCATCACCCTGTCGGCCGATGGCAAGTGGATCTACACCACCGCCCAGGAGCTGGGCCGGCACCCGCTGTTCCGCGTTTCGCTGGGCAATGGCGAGGTGGAAAACGTGGTCAAGGACGGTAGCGTTTCGTCCTTCGACCTGGCTGGACCGACGCTGGCGTTCTCGCGCAATTCGATGAAGACCGGCGACGTGATCGCAATTGCCGATGCCGATGGCAAGGCGCCAATCCGTGCCATCACCCCCAGCGCCGGCGACATGCTTCCCGACGTGGCCTGGGGTGCCTACGAGCAGTTCAGCTTCGTTGGCTGGAACAACGACACCGTGCACGGCTACGTGGTCAAGCCGTGGAACTATCAGCCGGGCAAGAAGTATCCGGTGGCCTTCCTGATCCACGGCGGCCCGCAGGGCAGTTTCGGTGATGGCTGGAGCTACCGCTGGAACCCGCAGACCTATGCCGGGCAGGGCTATGCGGTGGTGATGATCGACTTCCACGGCAGCACCGGTTATGGCCAGAAGTTCACCGATGCAATCAGCCGGCATTGGGGCGATCGCCCGCTGGAAGACCTGCAGAAGGGTTGGGCCGCGGCGCAGCAGAAGTACGCCTTCCTCGACGGCGACAAGGCGTGCGCGCTGGGTGCCAGCTACGGCGGTTACATGGTCAACTGGATCGAGGGCAACTGGTACGACAAGGACGGCAAGTCGCCGTGGAAGTGCCTGGTCAGCCACGACGGCGTGTTCGAAAACAACGCCATGGGCTACGCCACCGAGGAGCTGTGGTTCAGCGAATGGGAGAATGGCGGCACGCCATACGACAACCCGCAGGGCTACCAGACGTTCAACCCGGCCAACCATGTGGCGAACTTCAAGGTGCCGATGCTGGTTGTCCACGGGCAGCAGGATTTCCGCATTCCGGTGGAGCAGGGCATCGGGCTGTTCTCCGCCTTGCAGCGCAAGGGTGTCGAGTCCAAGTTCCTGTATTTCCCGGACGAGAACCACTGGGTGCTCAAGCCGCAAAACAGCGTGCTGTGGCATGACACCGTCAATGCCTGGTTGAAGCAGCATATCGGGCAGTGA
- a CDS encoding OPT family oligopeptide transporter, whose product MSNPGTAVPQLTVRAIVLAVVLAMILSAANAYLGLFAGLTIATAIPAAVVSMGVLRLLGGGTILENNIVQTGASAGSSIAAGVIFTIPALIILGYWQDFRYSWVLAIAGLGGLLGVLFSVPLRRSMIVEEPLPFPEGKAAAEVLKAGENPGPGLKILAFSAALGAVIKAAAASGMKMIPDTAAGAGFFGKYLGYIGTNLSPALLGVGYIVGLNIGIVVVSGSVLSWHVAIPLYHMFFLDSDPALAAKIAGSGAEDIAGAIWSAKIRYLGVGAMLIGGVWTLFSLRNSLLSGVRSGIAAARKGSDANIAETERDLPMKWMLVALVLFVIPLLLLYQAIVDNWAVSIPMAVIMIVAGFLFVSVSAYLAGLVGSSNNPVSGITIATILFASVVLMLLLGRDSPIGAVAAIMIGAVVCCAAAVGGDNLQDLKAGYIVGATPWKQQLMLGIGAFSCALIMAPVLNLLAQAYGIGAPTAAHPNPLSAPQATLMASVAKGMFGGELPWNVIAIGAGVGAAIIAFDEWLKARKSSFRVPVLAAAIGIYLPLELMVPIFLGGLLAYLVERRHGMVGTRDEAARDRLHRPGTLFAAGLITGEALMGILIAIPIVASGRADVIAVPASLQFGKYVGLAVLVVVAWLLYRTGAKAKPALGDVEPGPM is encoded by the coding sequence ATGTCGAATCCTGGTACCGCCGTACCGCAGCTGACCGTGCGCGCGATTGTTCTTGCCGTTGTGCTGGCGATGATCCTGTCGGCGGCCAATGCCTATCTTGGCCTGTTCGCCGGATTGACCATCGCCACCGCGATTCCCGCGGCAGTGGTATCGATGGGCGTGCTGCGTCTGCTCGGGGGAGGCACGATCCTGGAAAACAACATCGTGCAGACCGGCGCGTCCGCCGGTTCTTCCATTGCAGCGGGCGTGATTTTCACCATTCCCGCGCTGATCATCCTCGGCTATTGGCAGGACTTCCGCTATTCGTGGGTGCTCGCCATCGCCGGCCTCGGCGGCTTGCTCGGCGTGTTGTTCTCCGTGCCGCTGCGGCGCAGCATGATCGTCGAGGAGCCGTTGCCGTTCCCGGAAGGGAAAGCGGCCGCCGAAGTGCTGAAGGCCGGTGAAAATCCCGGCCCCGGCCTGAAAATCCTGGCCTTTTCCGCCGCGCTCGGCGCGGTCATCAAGGCGGCGGCCGCCAGCGGCATGAAGATGATCCCGGACACCGCCGCAGGTGCTGGCTTCTTCGGCAAGTACCTCGGCTACATCGGCACCAATTTGTCGCCGGCATTGCTGGGCGTGGGCTACATCGTCGGCCTGAACATCGGCATCGTGGTGGTCAGCGGCAGCGTTCTCTCGTGGCATGTCGCGATTCCGCTTTACCACATGTTTTTCCTTGATTCCGACCCGGCGCTGGCGGCGAAGATCGCAGGGTCCGGCGCGGAGGACATCGCTGGCGCGATCTGGTCGGCGAAGATCCGCTACCTCGGCGTTGGCGCGATGTTGATCGGTGGCGTGTGGACCCTGTTTTCGCTGCGCAACTCGCTGCTGTCCGGCGTGCGCAGCGGCATTGCCGCGGCGCGCAAGGGCAGCGATGCCAACATCGCCGAAACCGAGCGCGACCTGCCGATGAAATGGATGCTGGTGGCGCTGGTCCTGTTCGTGATCCCGCTGTTGCTGCTCTACCAGGCCATCGTCGACAACTGGGCGGTCAGCATCCCGATGGCGGTCATCATGATCGTGGCCGGCTTCCTGTTCGTCTCGGTGTCGGCCTACCTTGCCGGCCTGGTGGGCTCGTCGAACAACCCGGTGTCAGGCATCACCATCGCCACCATCCTGTTCGCCTCGGTTGTATTGATGCTGCTGCTTGGGCGCGACTCGCCGATCGGCGCGGTGGCCGCGATCATGATCGGCGCAGTGGTGTGCTGCGCGGCAGCGGTGGGCGGCGACAACCTGCAGGATTTGAAAGCCGGGTACATCGTTGGCGCGACGCCGTGGAAACAGCAGTTGATGCTGGGCATCGGCGCGTTCTCGTGCGCCTTGATCATGGCGCCGGTATTGAATTTGCTGGCGCAGGCCTACGGCATCGGCGCGCCCACTGCGGCGCATCCCAATCCCCTGTCGGCGCCACAGGCAACCCTGATGGCATCAGTGGCCAAGGGCATGTTCGGTGGCGAGTTGCCGTGGAACGTGATCGCCATCGGCGCCGGTGTGGGTGCCGCGATCATCGCGTTCGACGAGTGGCTGAAGGCGCGCAAGTCGAGCTTCCGGGTGCCGGTGCTGGCGGCGGCCATCGGCATCTACCTGCCATTGGAATTGATGGTGCCGATCTTCCTCGGTGGCTTGCTGGCGTATCTGGTGGAGCGTCGCCACGGCATGGTGGGCACCCGGGACGAGGCCGCGCGCGACCGCCTGCATCGCCCCGGAACGCTGTTTGCGGCCGGGTTGATCACCGGCGAGGCGCTGATGGGTATTTTGATCGCGATCCCGATCGTGGCGTCCGGCCGAGCTGATGTCATCGCGGTGCCGGCAAGCCTGCAATTCGGCAAATACGTCGGTCTTGCCGTGCTGGTGGTGGTGGCCTGGCTGCTGTATCGCACGGGCGCCAAGGCCAAACCGGCACTGGGCGATGTCGAGCCCGGCCCGATGTGA
- a CDS encoding peptide MFS transporter — MAATAISKPSGGIPAHGDFLGHPKGVYVCFFTEMWERFSFYGMKALLLLYLLKHHRFSDDMGYDLIGAYGGLVYAVPVIGGLLADRWLGMRKAVVFGGVLLCLGHLGMAFEGADARVVNGVVVRDEGALQVFYLSLALIIMGVGFLKPNISTIVGKLYAQDDPRRDSGFTLFYAGINVGGLFAGLICAFLGETYGWKYGFGAAGIGMITGLCMFLWGQKYLHGHAEPPVPMALRERVGPLPREAWIYLGAIAGVAVVWQLIQRTWTVHGAMHLVALGFGGWFVWFVARRCNRVEREQMIALLVTIIGVLVFFTLYEQTYGSWLTFTDRLMTKDMFPSMVSDSSGTLPWSLYVMAASVPLMVLALRASDRGHGARAGWLVTLLVAAMGVACFRDVVLVPQTAGSLTFLGSFFIVALSPLFAWLWPWLEARGRNPGKPMKSAIGLLFAALSFLPLMAAAHTAAGGAMASVWWLVLAYLVLEVGEMCLSPIGLSAVTQLSVAKVVGLMMGGFWLATAYSEVLAAQFGKLASLDIPEGGTIDMAQAAMKYGDLFQLLLWIGLGSALLFLLLAPLLRRMMHGVK, encoded by the coding sequence ATGGCTGCAACCGCGATCAGCAAACCCTCCGGCGGCATTCCCGCACACGGCGACTTCCTCGGCCACCCCAAGGGCGTCTATGTCTGCTTCTTCACCGAGATGTGGGAGCGTTTCTCCTTCTACGGAATGAAGGCGCTGCTGCTGCTGTATTTGCTGAAGCACCACCGCTTCAGCGATGACATGGGCTACGACCTGATCGGTGCCTATGGCGGCCTGGTCTACGCGGTGCCGGTGATCGGCGGGCTGCTGGCCGACCGCTGGCTGGGCATGCGCAAGGCGGTTGTCTTTGGCGGCGTGCTGCTGTGCCTGGGGCACTTGGGCATGGCGTTCGAGGGCGCGGACGCACGCGTGGTCAATGGCGTGGTGGTGCGCGACGAAGGCGCGTTGCAGGTGTTCTACCTGTCACTGGCGCTGATCATCATGGGCGTCGGCTTCCTCAAGCCGAATATCTCGACGATCGTCGGGAAGCTGTATGCACAAGACGATCCGCGCCGCGACTCCGGCTTCACCCTGTTCTACGCCGGGATCAACGTGGGTGGCCTGTTCGCCGGCCTGATCTGCGCCTTCCTCGGCGAAACCTACGGCTGGAAGTACGGCTTCGGCGCCGCCGGCATCGGCATGATCACCGGCCTGTGCATGTTCCTGTGGGGGCAGAAATACCTGCACGGGCACGCCGAGCCGCCGGTTCCGATGGCGCTGCGCGAACGGGTCGGGCCACTGCCGCGCGAGGCGTGGATCTATCTCGGCGCGATCGCCGGCGTTGCGGTGGTCTGGCAGTTGATCCAGCGCACCTGGACCGTGCATGGCGCAATGCACCTGGTGGCACTGGGCTTCGGCGGATGGTTCGTGTGGTTCGTGGCGCGGCGCTGCAATCGCGTCGAGCGCGAGCAGATGATCGCGTTGCTGGTGACGATTATCGGCGTACTGGTGTTCTTCACCCTGTACGAGCAGACCTATGGCTCGTGGCTGACCTTCACCGACCGCCTGATGACCAAGGACATGTTCCCCTCGATGGTCAGCGACAGCAGCGGCACCCTGCCCTGGTCGCTGTATGTCATGGCGGCGAGCGTGCCGCTGATGGTGCTGGCGCTGCGCGCAAGTGATCGCGGCCATGGCGCGCGCGCCGGCTGGCTGGTCACGCTGCTGGTCGCCGCGATGGGCGTGGCCTGTTTCCGCGACGTGGTGCTGGTGCCGCAGACCGCAGGCTCGCTGACCTTCCTCGGCTCGTTCTTCATCGTCGCGCTGTCGCCGCTGTTTGCCTGGCTGTGGCCTTGGCTGGAGGCGCGTGGGCGCAACCCGGGCAAGCCGATGAAAAGCGCAATCGGCCTGCTGTTCGCCGCGCTCTCGTTCCTGCCGTTGATGGCGGCCGCGCACACCGCGGCAGGCGGCGCGATGGCCAGCGTGTGGTGGCTGGTGCTGGCCTACCTGGTGCTGGAAGTCGGCGAGATGTGCCTGTCGCCGATCGGGTTGTCGGCGGTCACCCAACTGTCGGTGGCGAAGGTGGTCGGGCTGATGATGGGCGGGTTCTGGCTGGCCACGGCGTACTCGGAAGTGCTGGCCGCGCAATTCGGCAAGCTGGCCTCGCTCGACATCCCGGAAGGCGGCACCATCGACATGGCCCAGGCTGCGATGAAATATGGCGACCTGTTCCAACTGTTGCTGTGGATCGGGCTGGGCTCCGCGCTGCTGTTCCTGCTGCTTGCCCCGCTGCTCAGGCGGATGATGCATGGCGTGAAGTGA
- a CDS encoding M13-type metalloendopeptidase yields MLTQRPLAIALILALTAGIATPDATAARKAAPKKKSAAVALACSDFYAEANKGWLAANAMPSSGALSALGQLTARAQQQQRELLDASMASPQNKVQKLLGDFWASGLDEQAVERDGAAPVAPLLKRIDAIRRNGDIAPAIAALHQVGIPVAFQFGADIDLRDLNRHLGYFSQGGIGLPDPAYYTRDDADTKALVARYADYIRKILALTGVAAKDIETQTALVLDLEKRIAAVARPLPELRDPRNNFAPVATAGLGKQYKNLQLDAFLKAQGVSDDTVSLVNPAMFAQIDALAGSLKPAQWQAYLRWRVGDAMAPYLSKPWRDASFNFRGQVLLGQAAAPPRWQQVLDAINLAAGPMLGREYAASYLPDATRTQAQLIAGQVQAALLQKVSGSSQLSDAAKAEAKKKLEHLQIEIGLPRRDLDFSMQPMGRGSFGGNMLIASTWRHRQEMKRIGKGNADRRWDVLPQQPALAYDLAHNRLIVTAAMLQAPVLDAAMPLANQYGAFGALVGHELSHAVDNRGRHVDADGDVRDWWSAPDAAAWDTKAKQVTTLYGQLPYPGVAGVKVNGELTRDENMADLAGLELAHAALLAAQPNAGTETEKPFYLGWAQLWAQRVTPDEAQVRVLQDVRAPGQLRANVPLMQQPAFGSAYGCKLGAPMQPKPDARIGMFP; encoded by the coding sequence ATGCTGACACAGCGCCCGCTTGCCATCGCCCTGATTCTTGCCCTCACTGCCGGCATCGCCACTCCCGATGCCACTGCCGCCAGGAAAGCGGCGCCGAAAAAGAAGAGCGCGGCCGTGGCGCTGGCGTGCAGCGACTTCTACGCGGAGGCGAACAAAGGCTGGCTGGCCGCCAATGCGATGCCGTCTTCGGGGGCACTGTCGGCACTGGGCCAACTCACCGCGCGCGCGCAACAGCAGCAACGCGAGCTGCTGGATGCGTCGATGGCCTCGCCGCAAAACAAGGTGCAGAAATTGCTGGGCGACTTCTGGGCCAGCGGGCTTGACGAACAAGCGGTGGAGCGCGACGGTGCGGCACCGGTGGCGCCGCTGCTCAAGCGCATCGACGCCATTCGCCGCAACGGCGATATCGCCCCCGCCATCGCCGCGCTGCACCAGGTCGGCATTCCGGTGGCCTTCCAGTTCGGCGCCGACATCGACCTGCGCGACCTCAACCGCCACCTCGGCTATTTCAGCCAGGGCGGCATCGGCCTGCCCGACCCCGCTTACTACACCCGCGATGACGCCGACACCAAGGCGTTGGTGGCGCGCTACGCCGATTACATCCGGAAAATCCTCGCCCTCACCGGCGTGGCAGCCAAGGACATCGAAACCCAGACTGCGCTGGTGCTGGATCTGGAAAAGCGCATCGCCGCCGTTGCGCGCCCGCTGCCGGAACTGCGCGATCCGCGCAACAATTTCGCGCCAGTGGCCACCGCAGGTCTTGGCAAGCAATACAAGAACCTGCAGCTGGATGCGTTCCTGAAGGCGCAGGGGGTCAGCGATGACACCGTGTCGCTGGTCAACCCGGCGATGTTTGCCCAGATCGACGCGCTGGCCGGCTCGCTCAAGCCCGCGCAGTGGCAGGCCTACCTGCGCTGGCGGGTGGGCGACGCGATGGCGCCCTACCTGTCGAAGCCGTGGCGCGATGCGTCCTTCAACTTCCGCGGCCAGGTGCTGCTGGGGCAGGCTGCCGCTCCACCCCGTTGGCAGCAGGTGCTGGATGCCATCAATCTTGCGGCCGGCCCGATGCTTGGCCGCGAATACGCCGCAAGCTACCTGCCTGACGCAACCCGCACGCAGGCGCAATTGATTGCCGGCCAAGTGCAGGCAGCACTGCTTCAGAAGGTTTCCGGCAGCAGCCAGCTGAGCGATGCAGCCAAAGCGGAGGCGAAGAAGAAACTGGAGCACCTGCAGATCGAGATCGGCCTCCCGCGCCGCGACCTCGACTTCAGCATGCAGCCGATGGGGCGCGGCAGTTTCGGCGGCAACATGCTGATCGCCTCCACCTGGCGGCATCGGCAGGAAATGAAGCGGATCGGCAAAGGCAACGCCGACCGCAGGTGGGACGTGCTGCCACAGCAGCCGGCGCTGGCCTATGACCTGGCGCACAACCGCCTGATCGTCACTGCCGCCATGCTGCAGGCGCCGGTGCTGGACGCGGCAATGCCGTTGGCCAACCAGTACGGCGCATTCGGCGCGCTGGTGGGCCACGAACTCAGCCACGCCGTGGACAACCGCGGCCGCCACGTGGATGCCGACGGCGATGTGCGCGACTGGTGGTCGGCGCCCGATGCTGCGGCGTGGGACACCAAGGCGAAACAGGTCACCACCCTGTACGGCCAGCTGCCCTATCCCGGCGTGGCCGGCGTAAAGGTCAACGGCGAGCTGACGCGCGATGAAAACATGGCCGACCTGGCGGGGCTGGAGTTGGCCCACGCCGCCCTGCTTGCCGCCCAGCCGAATGCGGGCACGGAGACCGAAAAGCCGTTCTACCTCGGCTGGGCGCAACTGTGGGCGCAGCGCGTCACGCCCGACGAAGCCCAGGTTCGCGTCCTGCAGGACGTGCGTGCACCCGGGCAACTTCGCGCCAATGTGCCGCTGATGCAGCAACCGGCGTTTGGCTCGGCCTACGGCTGCAAGCTCGGGGCGCCCATGCAGCCCAAGCCGGACGCACGCATCGGCATGTTCCCCTGA
- a CDS encoding rhomboid family intramembrane serine protease, with amino-acid sequence MPFNLPKITKALLIANLLGFVLQYALGNQAMTPLMLWPWADAGFDAAGMAPAFMPWQLLSYSFLHGGLMHLAFNMLALAMFGAPLEYIWGQRRFLTFYLVCVVGAGLCQLLVGSYAVAQGADPYPTIGASGGVFGLLLAYGMLFPHQRVMLLFPPIPMKARTLVIVYGLFELGVGITGLQPGVAHFAHLGGMLFGWLLIRHWRGQPPFGKPKPRIRIVR; translated from the coding sequence ATGCCGTTCAATCTTCCGAAAATCACCAAAGCGTTGCTGATCGCCAATCTGCTGGGCTTTGTCCTGCAGTACGCGCTGGGCAATCAGGCGATGACGCCGTTGATGCTGTGGCCGTGGGCGGATGCCGGCTTCGATGCCGCCGGCATGGCGCCGGCATTCATGCCGTGGCAGCTGCTCAGCTACAGCTTCCTGCATGGCGGGCTGATGCATCTGGCCTTCAACATGCTGGCGCTGGCGATGTTCGGTGCGCCGCTGGAATACATCTGGGGCCAGCGCCGCTTCCTGACGTTCTACCTGGTGTGCGTGGTGGGCGCAGGGCTTTGCCAGCTGCTGGTGGGCTCGTATGCGGTGGCGCAGGGCGCCGACCCGTATCCCACCATCGGCGCGTCCGGCGGCGTGTTTGGCCTGTTGCTGGCCTACGGCATGCTGTTCCCGCACCAGCGGGTGATGCTGCTGTTCCCGCCGATCCCGATGAAGGCGCGCACGTTGGTGATCGTGTACGGCTTGTTCGAATTGGGCGTGGGCATCACCGGCCTGCAACCGGGCGTGGCGCACTTCGCCCATCTGGGCGGGATGCTGTTCGGCTGGTTGCTGATCCGCCATTGGCGCGGGCAGCCGCCGTTCGGCAAACCCAAGCCCAGGATCCGGATCGTGCGCTGA
- a CDS encoding MGMT family protein, which translates to MTSPPPSLVAEQRILDAIRAVPRGEVASYGGIARRAGLPGRARLVARILGRNEDAALPWHRILRADGRIAFAAESPEFLEQCRRLRAEGVPLHKGRVRLPKAEDALDAALWAPR; encoded by the coding sequence ATGACCTCGCCCCCGCCTTCCCTGGTTGCCGAGCAGCGCATCCTCGATGCGATTCGCGCGGTCCCGCGCGGCGAGGTGGCCAGCTATGGCGGCATTGCCCGCCGGGCCGGCTTGCCGGGGCGGGCCCGGTTGGTGGCGCGCATCCTGGGCCGCAATGAAGACGCGGCATTGCCGTGGCACCGCATCCTGCGCGCGGACGGACGCATTGCATTTGCGGCTGAGTCCCCGGAGTTCCTTGAGCAGTGCCGGCGCCTGCGGGCGGAAGGGGTGCCGCTGCACAAGGGCCGGGTTCGCCTGCCAAAGGCTGAAGACGCGCTGGATGCCGCGCTCTGGGCGCCGCGCTGA
- a CDS encoding inorganic phosphate transporter: MLTLVLVVVVVALAFEFINGFHDTANSIAASVATKVLTPGQAVSVAAVTNMLGALTGTAVAATIATGIVNTEVVAASSQLVLCALLGAIVWNLVTWWFGLPSSSSHALIGGLCGAALSASHMNWNSLIWIQGAADWTKSKGLVWKVIVPMVTSPVVGFLLGLVLMVLLWALISGLERTGGWMRRLARPRWINASFGKLQIASAAYMGYAHGHNDAQKTMGVIAMTLVGAEASGVLDGLPRWLAFMHPARSAGNDVAIWIVVTCALVMAAGTASGGWRIIKTLGHKMVKLHPLDGFAVDTSSATVLMAAAHFGMPVSTTHTVSTAIMGVGFAKNPRKLKLGTIERIVWAWILTIPASGTVAFCLYRLMVLAGLA, encoded by the coding sequence ATGCTGACGCTTGTTCTGGTGGTGGTCGTCGTCGCGCTGGCGTTCGAGTTCATCAACGGTTTCCACGACACCGCCAATTCCATCGCCGCGTCGGTGGCGACCAAGGTACTCACGCCCGGGCAGGCGGTCAGCGTGGCGGCCGTGACCAACATGCTGGGCGCGCTGACGGGTACCGCGGTGGCGGCCACCATCGCCACCGGCATCGTCAATACCGAGGTGGTGGCGGCGTCGTCGCAGCTGGTGCTGTGCGCGCTGCTGGGCGCGATCGTGTGGAACCTGGTGACCTGGTGGTTCGGGCTGCCGTCCTCGTCCTCGCATGCGCTGATTGGCGGTTTGTGTGGCGCGGCGCTGTCGGCCTCGCACATGAACTGGAATTCGCTGATCTGGATTCAAGGTGCCGCCGACTGGACCAAGAGCAAGGGCCTGGTGTGGAAGGTGATCGTGCCGATGGTGACCTCGCCGGTGGTTGGCTTCCTGCTGGGGTTGGTCCTGATGGTGCTGCTGTGGGCGCTGATCTCGGGGCTGGAGCGCACCGGCGGCTGGATGCGGCGGTTGGCGCGTCCGCGCTGGATCAACGCATCATTCGGCAAGCTGCAGATCGCCTCGGCCGCCTACATGGGCTATGCGCACGGGCACAACGATGCGCAGAAGACCATGGGCGTCATCGCCATGACGCTGGTGGGTGCGGAAGCGTCAGGCGTGCTGGACGGCTTGCCGCGCTGGCTGGCGTTCATGCATCCGGCACGTTCGGCGGGCAATGACGTGGCCATCTGGATCGTGGTGACCTGCGCGCTGGTCATGGCCGCCGGCACGGCCTCCGGCGGCTGGCGGATCATCAAGACCCTGGGCCACAAGATGGTCAAGCTGCATCCGCTGGACGGCTTTGCGGTGGATACCAGTTCGGCCACGGTCTTGATGGCGGCGGCCCATTTCGGCATGCCGGTCTCGACCACGCACACCGTGTCCACCGCGATCATGGGCGTGGGCTTCGCCAAGAACCCGCGAAAGCTCAAGCTGGGCACCATCGAACGGATCGTATGGGCGTGGATCCTGACCATTCCCGCCTCGGGGACGGTGGCCTTCTGCCTGTATCGGCTGATGGTGCTGGCGGGCCTGGCCTGA
- a CDS encoding DUF47 domain-containing protein has protein sequence MFSLQTIFGSGKQFYALLDDAAAAAYDSAKALHAMMKEADRQPALDAFKLARLRERTAAEKISQALVDSYITPIEREDIEALGSALHKIPKQIEKFADRYALALQHLGNIDFAPRAAMLEQAAAVVVQMVDELERMNLDRMTTLNEKLRSLENEADRLMLELYREIYSGKLDSLQMFLLKEFFEILEKAIDRCREAGVVAYQIVLKNS, from the coding sequence ATGTTCTCCCTGCAAACCATCTTCGGCTCCGGCAAGCAGTTTTACGCGCTCCTGGATGATGCCGCGGCCGCCGCCTACGACAGCGCCAAGGCGCTGCACGCGATGATGAAGGAGGCTGACCGCCAGCCCGCGCTGGATGCCTTCAAGCTGGCGCGCCTGCGCGAGCGCACCGCAGCCGAGAAAATCAGCCAGGCGCTGGTGGACAGCTACATCACGCCGATCGAGCGCGAAGACATCGAGGCGCTGGGCTCGGCGCTGCACAAGATCCCCAAGCAGATCGAGAAATTCGCCGACCGCTATGCGCTTGCGCTCCAGCATCTTGGCAATATCGATTTCGCCCCGCGCGCCGCGATGCTGGAGCAGGCCGCCGCCGTGGTGGTGCAGATGGTGGATGAACTGGAACGGATGAACCTTGACCGGATGACCACGCTCAACGAAAAGCTGCGGTCGCTGGAAAACGAGGCCGACCGGCTGATGCTGGAGCTCTATCGCGAAATCTACTCCGGCAAGCTGGACAGCCTGCAGATGTTCCTGCTCAAGGAGTTCTTCGAGATCTTGGAAAAGGCCATCGACCGCTGCCGCGAGGCGGGCGTGGTGGCGTACCAGATCGTGCTGAAGAATTCGTGA